Proteins encoded by one window of Pseudomonas tructae:
- a CDS encoding ABC transporter permease: MAIAVPLNEGAGSNLKQRLKRAERVNRWKAQALIAPLALFLLLVFLVPIAALLYKSVGNPEVVGGLPQTVTAVAQWDGKGLPGEPVYKALSEDLAQARKNQTLGDTSKRLNMELAGYRSLLAKTARALPFKTEPASYKEALQELDERWGDPAYWQAIRRNTSSVTPFYLLAALDHRIDDLGELAKATPDQAIYLDIFTRTLWMGFVITAICLVLAYPLAYLLANLPTRQSNLLMILVLLPFWTSILVRVAAWIVLLQSGGLINSALMAMGIIDKPLELVFNRTGVYISMVHILLPFMILPIYSVMKGISPTYMRAAISLGCHPFASFWRVYFPQTYAGVGAGCLLVFILAIGYYITPALLGSPNDQMVSYFVAFYTNTSINWGMATALGGLLLLATVLLYLIYSWLVGASRLRLS; encoded by the coding sequence ATGGCCATCGCAGTGCCCCTGAATGAAGGCGCCGGTTCCAACCTCAAGCAGCGCCTCAAGCGTGCCGAGCGGGTCAACCGCTGGAAGGCGCAAGCGCTGATCGCGCCGCTGGCGTTGTTCCTGCTGCTGGTGTTCCTCGTGCCAATTGCCGCACTGCTCTACAAGAGCGTGGGTAACCCGGAAGTGGTCGGCGGCTTGCCGCAGACGGTGACCGCCGTGGCCCAGTGGGATGGCAAGGGCCTGCCGGGGGAACCTGTGTACAAGGCGCTGAGCGAAGACCTCGCCCAGGCGCGCAAGAACCAGACCCTGGGCGATACCTCCAAGCGCCTGAACATGGAGCTGGCCGGCTATCGCAGCCTGCTGGCCAAGACCGCCCGGGCGCTGCCGTTCAAGACCGAGCCGGCTTCTTATAAAGAAGCCCTGCAGGAACTGGACGAGCGCTGGGGCGATCCGGCCTACTGGCAGGCGATCCGCCGTAACACCAGTAGTGTCACCCCGTTCTACCTGCTGGCGGCCCTGGACCATCGCATCGATGACCTCGGCGAGCTGGCCAAGGCCACCCCGGACCAGGCCATCTACCTGGACATCTTCACCCGCACTCTGTGGATGGGCTTCGTCATCACCGCCATCTGCCTGGTACTGGCCTATCCATTGGCCTACTTGCTGGCCAACCTGCCGACCCGGCAGAGCAACCTGCTGATGATTCTGGTGCTGCTACCGTTCTGGACTTCGATCCTGGTGCGGGTCGCGGCCTGGATCGTGCTGCTGCAATCGGGCGGGCTGATCAACAGCGCGCTGATGGCCATGGGCATTATCGACAAGCCGCTGGAGCTGGTGTTCAACCGAACCGGGGTGTACATCTCCATGGTGCACATTCTGCTGCCGTTCATGATCCTGCCGATCTACAGCGTGATGAAGGGCATCTCGCCCACCTATATGCGTGCGGCGATTTCCCTGGGCTGTCATCCGTTTGCCAGCTTCTGGCGGGTGTACTTCCCGCAAACCTACGCGGGCGTAGGCGCGGGCTGCCTGCTGGTGTTCATTCTTGCCATTGGCTACTACATCACCCCGGCGCTGCTCGGCAGCCCCAATGACCAGATGGTCAGCTACTTCGTGGCCTTCTACACCAACACCAGCATCAACTGGGGCATGGCAACCGCGCTGGGCGGCTTGCTGTTGCTGGCCACCGTGCTGCTTTACCTGATCTATAGCTGGCTGGTCGGCGCCAGCCGCCTGCGCCTGAGCTGA
- a CDS encoding ABC transporter substrate-binding protein: protein MRKHLKLTALTLGLFAATQAMAAADLTVISFGGANKAAQVKAFYEPWEKAGNGKIVAGEYNGEMAKVKAMVDTKSVSWNLVEVESPELARGCDEGMFEELDPALFGNESDYVPGAIQPCGVGFFVWSTVMAYNADKLKTAPTSWADFWDTKQFPGKRGLRKGAKYTLEFALMADGVAPKDVYKVLGTKEGQDRAFKKLDELKPSIQWWEAGAQPPQYLASGDVVMSSAYNGRIAAVQKESNLKVVWNGGIYDFDAWAIPKGAKNVEDAKKFIAYSVKPEQQKIYSENIAYGPANSNAVALLSDEIKKDMPTTPENIANQVQIDVAFWADNSEQLEQRFNAWAAK, encoded by the coding sequence ATGCGCAAACACTTGAAGTTGACCGCCCTGACCCTGGGCCTTTTTGCCGCAACCCAGGCCATGGCAGCGGCCGACCTGACCGTGATTTCCTTCGGTGGCGCCAACAAGGCGGCCCAGGTCAAGGCGTTCTACGAGCCATGGGAAAAGGCGGGCAACGGCAAGATCGTCGCAGGCGAGTACAACGGTGAAATGGCCAAGGTCAAAGCCATGGTCGACACCAAGAGCGTGTCGTGGAACCTGGTGGAAGTCGAATCGCCGGAGCTGGCCCGTGGCTGCGACGAAGGCATGTTCGAAGAGCTTGACCCTGCACTGTTCGGTAACGAGTCCGACTACGTTCCCGGTGCTATCCAGCCTTGCGGTGTCGGCTTCTTCGTCTGGTCCACGGTCATGGCCTACAACGCCGACAAACTGAAAACTGCACCGACCAGTTGGGCGGATTTCTGGGACACCAAGCAGTTCCCAGGCAAGCGTGGTCTGCGCAAGGGCGCCAAGTACACCCTGGAATTCGCCCTGATGGCCGACGGCGTTGCGCCCAAGGACGTTTACAAAGTGCTTGGCACCAAGGAAGGCCAGGACCGCGCCTTCAAGAAACTCGACGAGCTCAAGCCGAGCATTCAGTGGTGGGAAGCCGGTGCGCAACCCCCGCAATACCTGGCCTCGGGTGATGTTGTCATGAGTTCGGCGTACAACGGCCGTATTGCCGCCGTGCAAAAAGAAAGCAACCTGAAAGTGGTGTGGAACGGCGGCATCTACGACTTCGACGCCTGGGCCATTCCTAAGGGCGCCAAGAACGTTGAGGACGCGAAGAAGTTCATCGCCTACTCGGTCAAGCCCGAGCAGCAGAAGATCTATTCCGAAAACATCGCCTACGGCCCGGCCAACTCCAACGCCGTTGCGCTGCTGTCTGACGAGATCAAGAAAGACATGCCGACGACCCCGGAGAACATCGCCAATCAGGTGCAGATCGACGTGGCGTTCTGGGCCGACAACAGCGAGCAGCTGGAACAACGCTTCAACGCCTGGGCTGCCAAGTAA
- the trpE gene encoding anthranilate synthase component I, whose product MTREEFLRLAAAGYNRIPLACETLADFDTPLSIYLKLADQPNSYLLESVQGGEKWGRYSIIGLPCRTVLRVHDHQVRITHDGELIEQHEVEDPLAFVEAFKERYQVPTIAGLPRFNGGLVGYFGYDCVRYVERRLGKCPNPDPLGVPDILLMVSDAVVVFDNLAGKMHAIVLADPAQEHAYENGLARLDSLLEQLRQPLAPRRGLDLGGPLPAEPEFRSSFTQSDYERAVDTIKEYILAGDCMQVVPSQRMSIDFKAAPIDLYRALRCFNPTPYMYFFNFGDFHVVGSSPEVLVRVEDNLVTVRPIAGTRPRGASEEADRALEEDLLSDDKEIAEHLMLIDLGRNDAGRVSETGSVKVTEKMVIERYSNVMHIVSNVTGELKQGLSAMDALRAILPAGTLSGAPKIRAMEIIDELEPVKRGVYGGAVGYFAWNGNMDTAIAIRTAVIKDGELHVQAGGGIVADSVPALEWEETINKRRAMFRAVALAEQTPRS is encoded by the coding sequence ATGACCCGCGAAGAATTCCTGCGCCTGGCCGCTGCCGGCTACAACCGCATCCCCCTGGCCTGCGAGACCCTGGCCGACTTCGACACTCCGCTGTCGATCTACCTGAAACTGGCTGACCAGCCCAACTCCTACCTGCTCGAATCGGTGCAGGGCGGTGAGAAGTGGGGGCGTTACTCGATCATCGGCCTGCCGTGCCGCACCGTGTTGCGTGTGCACGATCATCAGGTGCGGATCACCCACGACGGTGAACTGATCGAGCAGCATGAAGTGGAAGACCCGCTGGCGTTCGTCGAAGCCTTCAAGGAGCGCTACCAGGTGCCGACCATTGCTGGCCTGCCGCGCTTCAACGGTGGCCTGGTCGGATACTTCGGTTATGACTGCGTGCGTTATGTCGAGCGGCGCCTGGGCAAGTGCCCCAATCCCGATCCGCTGGGCGTGCCGGACATCCTGCTGATGGTGTCCGATGCCGTGGTGGTGTTCGATAACCTGGCGGGCAAGATGCATGCGATCGTGCTGGCCGATCCGGCGCAGGAGCACGCCTACGAAAACGGCCTGGCGCGCCTTGATAGCCTGCTTGAGCAGTTGCGCCAGCCCCTGGCTCCGCGTCGCGGCCTGGACCTGGGTGGGCCATTGCCGGCAGAGCCCGAATTCCGCTCAAGCTTTACCCAGAGCGACTACGAGCGGGCGGTCGATACCATCAAGGAGTACATCCTTGCTGGTGACTGCATGCAGGTGGTGCCGTCGCAACGCATGTCCATCGACTTCAAGGCGGCGCCGATCGACCTGTACCGGGCGCTGCGCTGCTTCAACCCGACGCCATACATGTACTTCTTCAACTTCGGCGACTTCCACGTCGTGGGCAGCTCGCCGGAAGTGCTGGTGCGGGTCGAGGACAACCTGGTCACCGTGCGCCCGATCGCCGGAACCCGGCCACGTGGTGCCAGCGAAGAGGCTGACCGCGCGCTGGAAGAAGACCTGCTGTCCGACGACAAGGAAATCGCCGAGCACCTGATGCTCATCGACCTGGGTCGCAACGACGCAGGGCGGGTCTCCGAGACCGGTTCGGTCAAAGTCACCGAGAAAATGGTGATCGAGCGTTACTCCAACGTCATGCACATCGTTTCCAACGTGACCGGTGAGCTGAAACAGGGTCTGAGCGCCATGGATGCCCTGCGCGCCATCCTGCCGGCCGGCACCTTGTCCGGCGCACCGAAAATCCGTGCGATGGAAATCATCGACGAGCTGGAGCCCGTCAAACGCGGCGTCTACGGCGGTGCGGTGGGGTACTTTGCCTGGAACGGCAACATGGACACCGCGATTGCCATCCGTACCGCGGTGATCAAGGACGGCGAGCTGCATGTGCAGGCCGGTGGCGGGATCGTTGCCGATTCGGTGCCTGCGCTTGAATGGGAAGAAACCATCAACAAGCGCCGGGCGATGTTCCGCGCAGTGGCGCTGGCCGAGCAGACGCCACGTAGCTAA
- a CDS encoding ABC transporter permease, whose protein sequence is MLSPYMSPVERVWFYSLRILCGLILLFLVLPVLVIIPLSFNSGSFLVYPLQGFSLQWYQDFFASAEWMRALKNSIIVAPAATVLAMVFGTLASIGLTRGDFPGKSLIMALVISPMVVPVVIIGVASYLFFAPLGMGNSFISLILVHAVLGVPFVIITVSATLQGFNHNLVRAAASLGASPLTTFRRVTLPLIAPGVISGALFAFATSFDEVVVTLFLAGPEQATLPRQMFSGIRENLSPTIAAAATLLIAFSVVLLLTLEWLRGRSEKLRTQQPG, encoded by the coding sequence ATGCTGAGCCCCTACATGTCGCCCGTCGAGCGGGTCTGGTTCTACAGCTTGCGCATCCTTTGCGGGCTGATCCTGTTGTTCCTGGTGTTGCCGGTGCTGGTGATCATTCCGCTGTCGTTCAACTCCGGCAGCTTCCTGGTCTATCCGTTGCAGGGGTTTTCGCTGCAGTGGTACCAGGACTTCTTCGCCTCCGCCGAATGGATGCGGGCGCTTAAGAACAGCATCATCGTTGCCCCGGCTGCCACGGTGCTGGCCATGGTCTTCGGCACCCTGGCCTCGATCGGCCTGACCCGGGGTGATTTTCCGGGCAAGTCGCTGATCATGGCCCTGGTGATATCGCCCATGGTGGTACCGGTGGTGATCATCGGTGTGGCCAGCTACCTGTTCTTTGCGCCATTGGGGATGGGCAACAGCTTCATCTCGCTGATCCTGGTGCATGCGGTGCTGGGGGTACCGTTCGTCATCATCACCGTGTCGGCGACCTTGCAGGGGTTCAACCACAACCTGGTGCGCGCTGCTGCGAGTCTTGGTGCCTCGCCGCTGACGACCTTCCGTCGGGTGACCCTGCCGTTGATTGCGCCGGGGGTGATCTCCGGGGCGCTGTTTGCTTTTGCTACCTCGTTCGATGAGGTGGTGGTTACCCTGTTCCTCGCCGGCCCCGAGCAGGCGACCCTGCCACGGCAGATGTTCAGCGGTATCCGCGAGAACCTCAGCCCGACCATCGCAGCCGCGGCAACCTTGCTGATTGCGTTCTCGGTGGTGTTGTTGCTGACCCTGGAATGGCTGCGAGGGCGCAGCGAGAAGCTGCGCACCCAGCAGCCGGGTTGA
- the estP gene encoding esterase EstP, translating to MLTARSLLPCAFTLLALACSSAYAAPSPYSTLIVFGDSLADAGQFPDSGGPAGATQRFTNRVGPTYGNGEAFGAVSPMLLGAQLGIAPTDLGASTSPVNAALGRPDGNNWAVGGYRTDQILDSITGTSDVIIPPGNPGAGTVLRERPGYLAGGLRADPNALYYLTGGGNDFLQGQITSPATAAAAANRLAASAQALQQGGAQYIMVWLLPDLGLTPAINGTPMQGPASQLSSIFNQQLVGQLSQIDAQIIPLNVPLLLQEALASPAQFGLATGQNLVGTCFSGNGCVQNATYGINGATPDPSKLLFNDSVHPTTAGQELIADYAFSILSAPWELTLLPEMAHASLRAHQDELRNQWQGSWQPVGQWQAIVAAGGQNLDIDSQRSSASADGHGYNLTLGGSYRLDDAWRIGVATGVYQQKLEAGQQDSDYKLDSYLASAFVQFQQNQWWADAALTGGHLDYSDLKRTFALGVNDRSEKGDTDGELWAFAARLGYDLAAPDSQWSLSPFVSADYARVKVDGYAEKGSRATALSFDDQDRESRRLGLGLQGKYQAGPSTLLFAEVAHEHEFEDDRQDLTIHLNSLPGNDFTLTGYTPQSNLNRATLGLSQTLVPGLALRGSYNWRKSDELTQQGINLALSLAF from the coding sequence ATGTTGACTGCGCGTTCACTGTTGCCCTGTGCATTCACCCTCCTGGCCCTGGCCTGTTCCAGCGCCTATGCAGCCCCCTCCCCGTACTCAACCTTGATCGTCTTTGGCGACAGCCTAGCCGATGCCGGCCAGTTCCCCGACTCAGGCGGGCCAGCGGGCGCTACCCAGCGCTTTACCAATCGGGTTGGGCCGACTTATGGCAACGGCGAGGCTTTTGGCGCGGTGTCGCCCATGCTGCTCGGCGCACAGCTGGGCATCGCGCCAACCGACCTGGGTGCTTCGACATCCCCGGTCAATGCCGCGCTCGGCCGCCCCGACGGCAACAACTGGGCCGTGGGCGGCTACCGCACCGATCAGATCCTCGACTCGATCACCGGCACCTCCGATGTGATCATTCCACCGGGTAATCCTGGAGCCGGCACCGTTCTGCGTGAACGCCCGGGCTATCTGGCCGGCGGGCTGCGCGCCGATCCCAACGCGCTTTACTACCTGACCGGTGGCGGCAACGATTTCCTCCAGGGCCAGATCACCAGCCCGGCAACCGCCGCCGCTGCCGCCAATCGCCTGGCCGCCAGCGCCCAGGCCCTGCAACAGGGCGGCGCGCAGTACATCATGGTCTGGCTGCTGCCTGACCTGGGCCTGACCCCGGCAATCAACGGCACGCCAATGCAGGGCCCGGCTTCGCAGTTGAGCAGCATCTTCAACCAGCAACTGGTTGGCCAACTGAGTCAGATTGATGCCCAAATCATTCCACTCAACGTGCCGCTGCTACTGCAGGAGGCCCTGGCCTCCCCGGCGCAGTTCGGCCTGGCCACAGGTCAAAACCTGGTCGGCACCTGCTTCAGTGGCAATGGCTGTGTGCAGAACGCAACCTACGGGATCAACGGCGCCACGCCCGACCCAAGCAAGCTGCTGTTCAACGATTCGGTCCACCCCACCACTGCCGGGCAGGAGCTGATCGCCGACTACGCCTTCTCGATCCTCTCCGCGCCCTGGGAGCTGACGCTGTTACCAGAAATGGCCCACGCCAGCCTACGTGCGCATCAGGATGAGCTGCGCAACCAGTGGCAAGGTAGCTGGCAGCCGGTTGGTCAATGGCAGGCCATCGTTGCCGCCGGTGGGCAAAACCTGGATATCGACAGCCAGCGCAGCTCCGCAAGTGCCGATGGCCATGGCTACAACCTGACCCTGGGCGGCAGTTATCGCCTGGATGATGCCTGGCGCATTGGCGTGGCTACCGGCGTTTACCAGCAAAAGCTCGAAGCTGGCCAGCAGGACTCCGACTACAAGCTCGACAGTTATCTGGCGAGCGCCTTCGTCCAGTTCCAGCAGAACCAGTGGTGGGCTGATGCCGCCCTGACCGGCGGGCATCTTGACTACAGCGATCTGAAGCGCACCTTCGCCCTGGGCGTGAACGATCGTAGCGAGAAAGGTGATACCGATGGCGAGCTGTGGGCCTTTGCCGCGCGGCTGGGCTATGACCTGGCGGCTCCCGACAGCCAGTGGAGCCTGTCGCCTTTCGTCAGCGCCGACTATGCGCGGGTGAAAGTCGATGGCTATGCGGAGAAAGGCAGCCGCGCTACAGCCTTGAGCTTCGACGATCAGGACCGTGAATCGCGGCGCCTGGGCCTGGGTTTGCAGGGTAAATATCAGGCCGGGCCAAGCACCTTGCTGTTCGCCGAAGTGGCGCACGAACACGAGTTCGAAGACGACCGCCAGGACCTGACCATCCATCTCAACAGCCTGCCGGGCAACGACTTCACTCTGACCGGCTACACCCCGCAGAGCAATCTGAATCGGGCAACTCTGGGCTTGAGCCAGACCCTGGTGCCGGGGCTGGCCCTGCGCGGCAGCTACAACTGGCGCAAAAGTGACGAGTTGACCCAGCAAGGAATCAACCTGGCATTAAGCCTGGCGTTCTAG
- the rpe gene encoding ribulose-phosphate 3-epimerase — translation MQPYAIAPSILSADFARLGEEVDNVLAAGADIVHFDVMDNHYVPNLTIGPMVCTALRKYGVTAPIDVHLMVSPVDRIIGDFIDAGASYITFHPEATLHIDRSLQLIRDGGCKAGLVFNPATPLDTLKYVMDKVDMILLMSVNPGFGGQKFIPGTLHKLREARALIDASGRDIRLEIDGGVNVNNIREIAAAGADTFVAGSAIFNTPDYREVIAKMRAELALARP, via the coding sequence ATGCAGCCCTACGCTATTGCCCCCTCGATTCTCTCTGCCGACTTCGCCCGCCTGGGCGAGGAAGTCGACAATGTCCTGGCCGCCGGTGCCGACATCGTTCACTTCGATGTGATGGACAACCACTACGTGCCCAACCTGACCATCGGCCCGATGGTCTGCACGGCCCTGCGCAAGTACGGCGTTACTGCACCGATCGACGTGCACCTGATGGTCAGCCCGGTCGACCGCATCATTGGCGATTTCATCGACGCGGGTGCCAGTTACATCACCTTCCATCCGGAAGCCACCCTGCACATCGATCGTTCGCTACAGTTGATTCGCGACGGTGGTTGCAAGGCCGGCCTGGTATTCAACCCGGCAACCCCGCTCGACACCCTCAAATACGTGATGGACAAGGTCGACATGATCCTGTTGATGAGCGTCAACCCAGGCTTCGGTGGCCAGAAGTTCATCCCCGGCACCCTCCACAAGCTGCGCGAAGCCCGTGCGCTGATCGATGCCAGCGGGCGTGACATCCGTCTGGAGATCGACGGCGGGGTGAACGTCAACAACATCCGTGAAATCGCGGCAGCAGGCGCCGACACCTTCGTCGCCGGCTCCGCGATCTTCAACACCCCGGACTACCGCGAGGTGATCGCCAAGATGCGCGCTGAACTGGCCCTGGCCCGCCCATGA
- a CDS encoding response regulator — translation MIRVLVAEDHTIVREGIKQLIGLAKDMQVVGEAGNGEQLLEALRHTDCEVVLLDISMPGVNGLEAIPRIRALNNPPAILVLSMHDEAQMAARALKVGAAGYATKDSDPALLLTAIRRVAGGGRYIDPDLADRMVFEVGLTDARPLHSLLSEREFSVFERLAQGANVNDIAQQLALSNKTISTHKARLMQKLNVNSLAELVKYAMEHKLL, via the coding sequence GTGATTCGAGTACTGGTTGCCGAAGACCACACCATTGTCCGCGAAGGCATCAAGCAGTTGATCGGCCTGGCCAAGGACATGCAGGTGGTGGGAGAGGCCGGCAACGGCGAACAATTGCTGGAAGCCCTGCGCCATACCGACTGCGAGGTCGTGCTGCTGGATATCTCCATGCCCGGGGTCAATGGTCTGGAGGCGATCCCGCGGATTCGTGCGCTGAACAATCCACCGGCGATCCTGGTGCTGTCGATGCATGACGAAGCGCAGATGGCGGCGCGGGCTCTGAAGGTCGGTGCTGCTGGTTATGCCACCAAAGACAGTGATCCCGCCCTGCTGCTGACCGCCATTCGGCGGGTGGCGGGCGGGGGGCGCTACATCGATCCGGACCTGGCTGACCGCATGGTCTTCGAGGTCGGCCTGACCGATGCCCGGCCCTTGCATTCGTTGCTGTCGGAGCGCGAGTTTTCGGTGTTCGAACGCCTGGCCCAGGGCGCTAACGTCAACGACATTGCCCAGCAACTGGCCCTGAGCAACAAGACCATCAGCACCCACAAAGCGCGGCTGATGCAGAAGCTCAATGTGAATTCGCTGGCGGAGTTGGTGAAGTACGCGATGGAGCACAAGCTGTTGTGA
- a CDS encoding ABC transporter ATP-binding protein — protein sequence MSEVNSSAATGEVLVSFRGVQKSYDGESLIVKDLNLDIRKGEFLTLLGPSGSGKTTSLMMLAGFETPTAGEIQLAGRSINNVPPHKRDIGMVFQNYALFPHMTVAENLAFPLSVRNLSKTDISERVKRVLNMVQLDAFAQRYPGQLSGGQQQRVALARALVFEPQLVLMDEPLGALDKQLREHMQMEIKHLHQRLGVTVVYVTHDQGEALTMSDRVAVFHQGEIQQIADPRTLYEEPKNTFVANFIGENNRINGRLISQDGERCQVQLARGEKVEALAVNVGQSGDPVTLSIRPERVRLNGHSESCVNRFSGRVAEFIYLGDHVRVRLEVCGKADFFVKQPIAELDPALAVGDVVPLGWQVEHARALDPLLEAH from the coding sequence ATGAGTGAGGTGAATTCGAGCGCTGCAACCGGCGAAGTGCTGGTCAGCTTCCGTGGTGTGCAGAAGAGCTACGACGGCGAATCGCTGATCGTCAAGGACCTCAACCTGGATATCCGCAAGGGTGAGTTCCTCACCTTGCTCGGCCCGTCCGGGTCCGGCAAGACCACCAGCCTGATGATGCTCGCCGGCTTTGAAACACCGACCGCCGGCGAAATCCAGCTGGCTGGACGTTCGATCAACAACGTGCCGCCGCACAAGCGCGACATCGGCATGGTATTCCAGAACTACGCGCTGTTCCCGCACATGACCGTGGCCGAGAACCTGGCCTTTCCCTTGAGTGTGCGCAACCTGAGCAAGACCGACATCAGCGAGCGGGTCAAGCGTGTGCTCAACATGGTCCAGCTCGACGCCTTCGCCCAGCGTTACCCCGGCCAGCTTTCCGGTGGCCAGCAGCAGCGGGTGGCGCTGGCTCGCGCGTTGGTGTTCGAGCCGCAACTGGTGTTGATGGACGAACCGCTGGGTGCCCTCGACAAGCAGCTGCGCGAACACATGCAGATGGAAATCAAGCACCTGCACCAGCGCTTGGGCGTCACCGTGGTGTACGTGACTCACGACCAGGGCGAAGCACTGACCATGTCCGACCGCGTGGCCGTGTTCCACCAGGGCGAGATCCAGCAGATCGCCGACCCGCGCACCCTTTATGAAGAGCCGAAGAACACCTTCGTGGCCAACTTCATCGGTGAAAACAACCGCATCAATGGCCGCTTGATCAGTCAGGACGGCGAACGTTGCCAGGTGCAACTGGCGCGTGGCGAGAAAGTCGAGGCCCTGGCAGTGAATGTCGGCCAGAGCGGCGATCCGGTGACCCTGTCGATCCGCCCCGAGCGCGTGCGCCTCAATGGCCACAGTGAAAGCTGCGTCAATCGCTTCTCTGGGCGGGTGGCCGAGTTCATTTACTTGGGCGACCACGTGCGGGTGCGCCTGGAAGTCTGCGGCAAGGCCGATTTCTTCGTGAAACAGCCGATTGCCGAACTCGACCCGGCCCTGGCTGTGGGCGACGTGGTACCGCTTGGCTGGCAGGTGGAGCACGCTCGCGCGCTCGACCCTCTGCTGGAAGCTCATTGA
- a CDS encoding phosphoglycolate phosphatase, which yields MSGFEQLFPDALPKLVMFDLDGTLIDSVPDLAAAVDNMLLAMGRQPAGLEAVRHWVGNGAPVLVRRALAGGIDHQSVDDVEAERGLELFMQAYADSHELTVVYPGVRDTLKWLHKQGVEMALITNKPERFVAPLLDQMKIGRYFRWIIGGDTLPQKKPDPAALLFVMKMASVAPEQALFVGDSRSDVLAAKAAGVKCVGLSYGYNHGRPISEEAPCLVIDDLRALLPGCLDPATGITLADVPSSSDRDSIVAVTGKLWMKVIKALARWRWRA from the coding sequence ATGAGTGGCTTCGAGCAGCTGTTCCCCGACGCCCTGCCCAAACTGGTGATGTTTGATCTGGACGGTACCCTGATCGATTCGGTACCCGACCTGGCAGCGGCGGTGGATAACATGCTGCTCGCGATGGGCCGTCAGCCCGCTGGCCTTGAGGCGGTACGCCACTGGGTCGGCAATGGTGCGCCGGTGCTGGTGCGCCGCGCCCTGGCCGGCGGCATCGACCACCAGTCGGTGGATGACGTCGAAGCCGAACGAGGCCTGGAGCTGTTCATGCAGGCCTACGCCGACAGTCATGAGCTGACGGTGGTCTATCCGGGGGTGCGCGACACCCTCAAGTGGTTGCACAAACAGGGCGTGGAAATGGCCCTGATCACCAACAAGCCCGAGCGCTTCGTTGCGCCTTTGCTCGACCAGATGAAAATCGGTCGCTACTTCCGCTGGATCATCGGTGGCGACACCCTGCCGCAGAAAAAGCCCGACCCGGCTGCATTGCTGTTTGTCATGAAGATGGCCAGCGTCGCACCTGAACAGGCCCTGTTTGTCGGCGACTCGCGCAGCGATGTGCTCGCGGCCAAAGCTGCCGGGGTCAAGTGTGTCGGCTTGAGCTATGGCTACAACCATGGCCGGCCGATCAGTGAAGAAGCGCCGTGCCTGGTCATCGATGATCTGCGTGCGCTGTTGCCTGGTTGCTTAGATCCGGCCACTGGGATAACGTTGGCGGACGTTCCATCCTCCTCAGATCGAGATTCCATCGTGGCGGTTACCGGCAAACTCTGGATGAAAGTCATCAAGGCCCTGGCCCGCTGGCGTTGGCGCGCCTGA